A single genomic interval of Eptesicus fuscus isolate TK198812 chromosome 10, DD_ASM_mEF_20220401, whole genome shotgun sequence harbors:
- the MAS1 gene encoding proto-oncogene Mas: MGESNVTSFAVEGPTNASTGRNASAGDAREEVPAVLWVIMSISPLGFVENGVLLWFLSFRMRRNPFTVYITHLSIADISLLLCIFILTVDYALGHELSTGYYYTIVTLSVTFLFGYNTGLYLLTAISVERCLSVLYPIWYRCHRPKHQSALVCALLWALSCLVTTMEYALCVDSARQSYSQRRCRPVIILIAVLSFLVFTPLMVVSSAVLLVKIRRNAWASPSSKLYLVIALTVAVFLSFAMPMRVLYLLYYEYWSTFGTLHDVSILFSTINSSANPFIYFFVGSSRKRRFKESLKVVLTRAFKDDTQPRRQEDSGNPSTATETVV, encoded by the coding sequence ATGGGTGAGTCTAACGTGACCTCATTTGCTGTCGAGGGCCCCACGAACGCCTCGACGGGCAGGAACGCCTCCGCCGGGGACGCGCGGGAGGAAGTGCCCGCCGTGCTCTGGGTCATTATGAGCATCTCCCCGCTGGGCTTCGTGGAAAACGGGGTTCTCCTCTGGTTCCTCTCCTTCCGGATGCGCAGGAACCCCTTCACGGTCTACATCACCCACTTGTCCATCGCGGACATCTCCCTGCTGCTCTGCATCTTCATCCTGACCGTGGACTACGCCTTAGGCCACGAGCTCTCCACGGGCTACTACTACACCATCGTCACCTTGTCCGTGACGTTCCTGTTTGGCTACAACACGGGCCTCTACCTGCTGACGGCCATCAGCGTGGAGAGGTGCCTGTCCGTCCTGTACCCCATCTGGTACCGATGCCATCGCCCCAAGCACCAGTCGGCGCTCGTCTGCGCCCTCCTGTGGGCACTGTCCTGCTTGGTGACCACCATGGAATACGCCCTGTGCGTCGACAGCGCAAGGCAGAGCTACTCCCAACGCCGCTGCAGGCCGGTGATCATCCTCATCGCCGTCCTGAGCTTCCTGGTCTTCACGCCCCTCATGGTGGTGTCCAGCGCCGTCCTGCTGGTCAAGATCCGCAGGAACGCCTGGGCGTCCCCCTCCTCCAAGCTGTACCTGGTCATCGCGCTCACCGTCGCCGTCTTCCTCAGCTTCGCCATGCCCATGAGAGTCCTCTACCTGCTGTACTACGAGTACTGGTCCACGTTCGGGACCCTGCACGACGTCTCCATCCTCTTCTCCACCATCAACAGCAGCGCCAACCCCTTCATTTACTTCTTCGTGGGCAGCAGCCGCAAGAGGCGGTTCAAGGAGTCCCTAAAGGTGGTCCTGACCAGGGCGTTCAAGGACGACACGCAACCCAGGCGCCAGGAAGACAGCGGCAACCCCTCCACCGCCACCGAGACTGTCGTCTGA